The nucleotide sequence AACGCCCCAGTCTGGCAAAAAAACCTAATCTCTGCCCCTTAGCCACACTCATAACCCCCACATCCTAACTTTATATAATCAAGATCATTTAGTTTCTTTATGAACTGTATGGGTCTTACAAAACTTACAATACTTTTTCAGTTCCAAGCGGTCCGGGTTATTTCTCTTATTTTTTTTAGTCGTATAATTCCGCTGTTTACACTCCACACATGCTAGGGTGATTATGGTTCGCATTACTACCACCTCCCAGAACAGCCCACTTTTACAACACTATAAACCTATCATAACTTTCAACTAACTGTCAAGAAAAAAT is from Clostridia bacterium and encodes:
- the rpmG gene encoding 50S ribosomal protein L33 produces the protein MRTIITLACVECKQRNYTTKKNKRNNPDRLELKKYCKFCKTHTVHKETK